The Vulpes vulpes isolate BD-2025 chromosome 1, VulVul3, whole genome shotgun sequence genome contains the following window.
aattaaaccaaaagggTACAAAGTCCCTCTGTCTCCAGGTGAAGAAAGCCAAATAGAGATTAGGATAAAGTTGAGGGGCATTTATGTTTACCAAATACACAGATTGTCCCACTTACTTGGTGGAGTGGAGGGTGTGATGGAGTCTCAGAAGCAGGAGGCCAAGGAATTGGGGATAGTGGAAAGGAAGAGTCCCACGAAGGGTCAAAGAATCCaagattttgggttttttccccacATACCTTTGTGTGTATACGGAAGAAAAGTGAACACCATGCAATAAGGACTCCCAGAACACACGCAGATTGCAAAACAGCAGCCTCAAGAAGAACACCTGTCCTAACCCCCGGCCGGCTCTGTGCATGAGTGGCCTTCCAAGGGAAAAGAGCCATTTTAGCGACAGGGGACGGCTCCGCACCCAGGACCTCCCAGTGAGTACCAGGAAGCAATGGGGAGCAATGGGGAGGTGCAAGAGTGGCCCCGCGAACTCGCCCGAGAGAGGCCTTGGAGAAaggttggaaaaaaaagaagaatgaggctGTTGGCCTGATAATTCGGGAAAGACAGAATCGCAGGGCCTCAGAGTCTCAACTCCTTTCCCATAGGTTTTCCTTGAAAAAGAGGCAAACTTGAGAATCAGAAAGGACTTTTGTGGGGtgcaagaagagagagaagttggACCCACATACACGCCAAGGAGAAGTGCCTGTTTTCACTAACAAGTGCCAGTGGACTGTAGAGAGAAGTTTGTCTCTGGGCTGGTTTTCGGCCACCATCGCCACCTCTTCGCTGTACGGTTCTTGCTTCGGGGGCGCACCAAGTCCGCCGGCCCTGAGCTGGGTCCCCCGCGCTCTcgccccgccctccccgctcCATCCCGAGCCCCCAGCGCCTCGGGCCTGCACTTGCCCCGCTTCACCTGGGCCGCGCCGTCGGAGCCCCGGCCCCACGGCCTCCCCCCGTCCGCTCCGCACCCCCGCATGGCCAGCGTTCACGCGCCACGGCCCCAGGAGGCTGCGGGCTGCCCGTGCGCAGCGCTCCACCCGCCTCCCGATCGGGGGTACGGACAGGGGCCCTTCCCCTCCCCGACCCCAGGGGAGGGCCGGGCGCTACCTCCTGGAACAGCTCCAGGCTGTAGGTGTTGTCGTCGTCGGCGAAGAAGAGCACCCCGGGCTGCGCGCGCTGGTGCTGGTGCCTCTGGCGCAGCCAGGCGAGCCCGGCGTTGCGCTGCTCGGTGGCGCGCGGCAGCCCGGGCCTCTTGTAGCGCCGCGGTGTGGGCACGTGCAGGTGCGTGCAGGGCAGCCCGGCCCGCGCCAGGAAGCGGCTCACCAGCTCGCTGCGCGCCGCCGCGTCCTCCACCAGGATCCAGTGCAGCTGCGCCACCTGGCGGAAGGTGTTGGCCAGGCGGGTCAGCTCGGCTTTCTGCACCGGGCGGCTGTAGGTGGGCGTGATGGCATAGATGGTGGGCAGCGGCGGCTCCGGCCGGGGCCGCGCGTGTGGCCGCGACTCGTTGCGCCTCTCCCAGCCGCGCCCGGGCCCGCTGTCGGGGCCGCCCCTGCGGAGCGGGAGTCGGGCGCCCCCGCGGCCCACCGCGTAGGGAGAAAAGTAAGGGCGCGGGGTGAGCGGGGGCGCTGGCCGGCGCGTGTCCACGTCGAGCATGATGATGACGATTAGGATCCAGGGCAGGAGGATGAAGAAGCGGCTGAGCAGCACGGACTTCATGGTGCGCCTTCCGCGGCCTCTCGGACGCCCCCAAGAGGGGCGAGATGGAGGCCCCCGGCGCTCAGTTCGGACGGCGGCGGCGCCCGCGCTCAGGAAGCCGCGGCGGGCGCGCTCTCCATGGGGCCGGGGGCgctgcgggggccgggggc
Protein-coding sequences here:
- the B3GAT2 gene encoding galactosylgalactosylxylosylprotein 3-beta-glucuronosyltransferase 2 — protein: MKSVLLSRFFILLPWILIVIIMLDVDTRRPAPPLTPRPYFSPYAVGRGGARLPLRRGGPDSGPGRGWERRNESRPHARPRPEPPLPTIYAITPTYSRPVQKAELTRLANTFRQVAQLHWILVEDAAARSELVSRFLARAGLPCTHLHVPTPRRYKRPGLPRATEQRNAGLAWLRQRHQHQRAQPGVLFFADDDNTYSLELFQEMRTTRKVSVWPVGLVGGRRYERPLVENGKVVGWYTGWRADRPFAIDMAGFAVSLQVILSNPKAVFKRRGSQPGMQESDFLKQITTVEELEPKANNCTKVLVWHTRTEKVNLANEPKYRLDTVKIEV